A genome region from Magnolia sinica isolate HGM2019 chromosome 8, MsV1, whole genome shotgun sequence includes the following:
- the LOC131252550 gene encoding probable LRR receptor-like serine/threonine-protein kinase At3g47570, whose protein sequence is MPYMSPHFPFPAFTNSIMELPRMSLWAIWSFLLLSSIHVPCFFGSAPHFSNETDLLALLKFKHLITDDPLHSLSSWNHTLHFCHWQGVTCGGPRHPQRVTALNLTGQNLVGSISPFIGNLTFLRRIDLRHNGFHGMIPEEIGRLFHLRYLSLANNTFTGEIPANLTHCLKLEVLGLYGNQLAGRIPTELGSLSKLTRLIVGHNSLAGSIPPSLGNLSSLTYLYLSYNSLEGSIPDDLCQLVSLECLSIGGTKLSGTIPPRLYNISSIIILNVAFNRLHGNLPPNIGLTLPNLQGLYAGGNQFTGPIPVSLSNASGLLFIELSNNSLSGSVPLNFGSLNGLIGLYLWGNELGIGKGRDLSFLDSLTNCSSLQVLELRQNHLSGMLPDSIANLSTQLTWLSFSSNRIFGSIPSGIQNLVGLTALDMGSNFLTSAIPIGVGKLNKLEVLSLDSNGLSGEIPPSLGNITRLYRLYLSENKLSGSIPSNLGNCKDLNLIYLHYNNFSGTLPKQLFSIPSLIELQAKNNSFTNLPHEASYLQALGTFNVSNNKLSGEIPSWLGNCLSLEYLGLDGNFFQGSIPSTFSTLKGLRYLDLSRNNLSGKIPRYLEKFALEYLNLSFNNFEGELPKQGVFGNASRVSVLGNSKLCGGIHELQLPPCSSQASKKRGISLASNVKFSIIGAVLGLISLSCFFTILYWVRKSRRKPFAVPFMEVPFMNVSYAEIFKATDDFSPANLIGTGSFGAVYKGILDRVGIMVAVKVFNLQRQGALRSFMAECDALRNIRHRNLVKILTCCSSIDFKGAAFKALVYEYMSNGSLEKWLHRQGHDQPRRNLKFTQRLNIAIDVASALDYLHNHCQTSIIHQDLKPSNILLDDDMIAHVGDFGLARFLSEVAQSSSIGMKGSIGYIAPEYAMGGKASTQGDVYSYGILLLEMITGKGPTDDVFKDNLSLHHFAKLALAQRVMEIVDPQLLLEEAEFIQGSENQINARNRMHNCLISMVKIGVLCSAESPSKRMQMRDVVAEMHTIKDLYLGFKIC, encoded by the exons ATGCCATATATGTCTCCTCACTTTCCCTTTCCTGCATTCACAAACTCCATAATGGAGCTCCCACGTATGAGCTTAtgggcaatttggtcatttctccttctctcttccattCACGTTCCATGTTTCTTTGGATCTGCCCCTCACTTCTCCAACGAAACAGATCTCCTTGCTTTGCTCAAATTCAAACATCTAATAACCGACGATCCTCTCCATTCTTTGAGCTCATGGAACCATACTCTCCACTTCTGCCACTGGCAAGGTGTCACTTGCGGTGGTCCCCGTCATCCTCAAAGGGTCACTGCCTTGAACCTCACTGGCCAAAATTTGGTGGGTTCCAtatctcccttcatagggaacctCACCTTCCTCAGGAGAATCGATCTCAGACACAATGGCTTTCACGGGATGATTCCTGAAGAGATTGGCCGGTTGTTCCACTTGAGGTATCTCAGTCTGGCCAATAACACATTCACTGGAGAAATTCCAGCAAATCTGACCCACTGTTTGAAACTAGAAGTTCTTGGACTTTACGGGAATCAGCTCGCAGGGAGGATTCCGACTGAGCTTGGCTCTCTATCGAAGCTCACCCGCTTAATCGTTGGTCACAACAGTCTTGCTGGAAGCATCCCAccttcacttggaaacctttcgtCTCTCACTTACCTTTATCTTTCTTATAACAGTCTGGAGGGCAGCATCCCAGATGACCTTTGTCAGTTGGTGAGTTTAGAGTGTCTTAGCATAGGTGGAACTAAACTGTCAGGTACGATTCCGCCTCGGCTCTACAATATCTCCTCTATTATCATTTTGAACGTGGCATTTAACAGATTGCATGGCAATCTTCCACCGAACATAGGGCTCACTCTTCCTAATCTCCAAGGGCTTTATGCCGGAGGTAACCAATTCACAGGACCCATACCagtttcattatccaatgcttcCGGACTTTTATTTATTGAACTTTCAAACAATAGTCTTAGCGGATCTGTGCCTCTGAATTTTGGAAGCCTCAATGGTCTCATCGGATTATATTTGTGGGGCAACGAACTTGGAATTGGGAAAGGTCGTGACTTGAGTTTTCTCGATTCTCTGACCAATTGCAGTAGCTTACAAGTGCTGGAGTTAAGACAAAATCATCTCAGCGGCATGTTGCCCGACTCCATAGCTAATCTTTCGACCCAACTGACATGGCTATCCTTTAGTAGTAACAGGATATTCGGAAGCATCCCATCTGGAATTCAGAATCTTGTCGGCTTAACAGCACTGGATATGGGGAGTAATTTTTTAACAAGTGCCATTCCCATCGGTgttgggaagcttaacaagttggaGGTACTTTCCTTGGATTCAAATGGATTATCAGGGGAAATTCCACCTTCATTGGGCAACATCACCAGATTGTACCGACTCTATTTATCTGAAAACAAACTATCGGGGAGCATACCTTCAAATCTTGGTAATTGCAAAGACCTGAACCTCATATACCTCCACTATAATAACTTTAGCGGTACCTTACCCAAACAACTTTTCAGCATTCCCTCTTTGATTGAACTCCAAGCTAAAAACAACTCTTTCACTAATCTGCCACATGAAGCCAGTTACTTGCAAGCTCTTGGAACATTCaatgtttctaataacaaattGTCAGGCGAAATTCCAAGCTGGCTAGGCAATTGTCTCAGCCTAGAGTATCTTGGGTTGGATGGGAACTTCTTTCAAGGATCAATTCCATCAACATTTAGTACTCTAAAAGGCCTTCGATACCTGGATCTTTCACGCAACAACTTATCTGGGAAGATTCCAAGATATCTGGAGAAGTTTGCTCTAGAGTATCTAAATCTATCCTTCAATAATTTTGAGGGTGAATTACCAAAACAAGGGGTCTTTGGAAATGCCAGTCGAGTTTCAGTGCTCGGGAATAGTAAGCTTTGTGGGGGTATTCATGAATTACAATTGCCTCCATGCTCCAGCCAAGCTTCCAAGAAACGGGGGATCTCTCTTGCTTCAAATGTCAAATTCTCAATCATTGGTGCTGTCCTAGGTCTTATTTCATTATCATGTTTCTTTACCATTCTTTATTGGGTAAGAAAGTCAAGAAGGAAACCTTTTGCTGTGCCTTTTATGGAGGTTCCTTTTATGAACGTGTCTTATGCGGAAATCTTTAAAGCAACAGATGATTTCTCTCCTGCCAATTTGATCGGAACTGGAAGTTTTGGCGCCGTATATAAAGGGATTCTAGATCGTGTTGGGATTATGGTAGCAGTGAaagtcttcaaccttcaacgaCAAGGAGCTCTGAGGAGCTTCATGGCTGAATGTGATGCCTTGagaaacattaggcatcggaatctTGTTAAGATCTTAACTTGTTGCTCTAGCATTGATTTTAAGGGCGCAGCTTTTAAAGCTCTAGTTTACGAGTACATGTCCAATGGAAGTCTAGAGAAGTGGTTGCACAGACAAGGCCATGACCAGCCGAGAAGGAACTTGAAGTTTACTCAAAGGCTAAACATTGCTATAGATGTGGCTTCTGCACTGGATTATCTACATAATCATTGCCAAACATCAATCATTCATCAAGATTTAAAGCCAAGCAacattcttcttgatgatgacatgattgctcATGTGGGTGATTTCGGGCTAGCCAGGTTCTTATCTGAGGTTGCTCAAAGCAGCTCAATTGGGATGAAGGGATCTATTGGGTACATCGCTCCAG AGTATGCGATGGGCGGAAAagcatctacacaaggagatgttTACAGCTACGGAATCCTTCTACTGGAGATGATCACTGGAAAGGGGCCGACTGATGACGtgtttaaggacaatctaagccttcatcattttgctAAGCTGGCTTTGGCTCAACGagtaatggagattgttgatcCACAACTACTCTTAGAAGAAGCCGAATTTATTCAAGGCAGtgaaaatcaaataaatgcaagaaatagaatgcataactgcttgatttcaatggtcaaaattGGTGTGTTGTGCTCTGCAGAATCTCCAAGTAAACGAATGCAAATGAGAGATGTTGTTGCTGAAATGCACACAATCAAGGACTTGTATCTCGGGTTCAAGATTTGCTGA